A stretch of the Clostridium fungisolvens genome encodes the following:
- a CDS encoding carbohydrate ABC transporter permease has translation MHQIQNNRRASLKKNSSKYKVREKIDGWLFVLPFVISALIFFIGPMVTAFILSFKEYSLLDGVSIFEAKNVGLKNYIDVFKDVDFRIAVLNTIKYSITVVPAQLIIALLLALVVDSNIKGKTFFRVAYYIPTLTSTVAVSVMFLFIFNVDGVLNKFLAIFHVAPKNWFSEPNFALPAIIIMAVWASVGNYMIIFLSGLQDIPVNIHEAATIDGASNLQRFFKITLPLIRPTFFFNLVVSIIGTLQVFDQAYIISGGTGGPLGKTMTIVLYLYNKGFKDFRMGYASAIAFVLFAMIFALTLVQKSIFKEESA, from the coding sequence ATGCATCAAATCCAGAATAATAGAAGGGCTTCACTTAAGAAAAATAGCAGTAAATATAAAGTTAGAGAAAAAATTGATGGATGGCTTTTTGTACTTCCTTTCGTAATTTCAGCTTTGATTTTTTTCATAGGTCCAATGGTTACAGCTTTTATTCTAAGCTTTAAAGAATATTCTCTTCTTGATGGCGTAAGCATATTTGAGGCAAAAAATGTAGGGCTTAAAAACTATATAGATGTTTTTAAAGATGTTGACTTTAGAATAGCTGTATTAAATACAATTAAATATTCAATAACAGTAGTACCGGCACAACTTATCATTGCGTTGTTACTGGCATTAGTTGTTGACTCAAATATAAAAGGAAAGACTTTTTTCAGGGTTGCTTATTATATACCTACATTAACATCCACTGTTGCAGTTTCAGTTATGTTTTTGTTTATATTCAATGTAGATGGAGTTTTAAATAAGTTTTTAGCTATATTCCATGTGGCGCCGAAGAATTGGTTTTCAGAGCCTAACTTTGCTCTTCCTGCAATAATAATAATGGCTGTATGGGCTTCCGTTGGTAACTACATGATAATATTTTTATCAGGGCTTCAAGATATTCCAGTCAATATACATGAAGCAGCTACTATAGATGGAGCTAGTAATCTCCAAAGATTTTTCAAAATAACACTGCCTTTAATAAGACCAACTTTCTTTTTCAACTTAGTTGTGTCAATTATAGGAACTCTTCAAGTTTTTGATCAGGCATATATAATTTCCGGAGGAACTGGAGGGCCTTTGGGAAAAACTATGACAATAGTATTATATCTATACAATAAAGGCTTTAAGGATTTTAGAATGGGGTATGCAAGTGCTATCGCTTTTGTTCTGTTCGCGATGATTTTTGCCCTTACATTAGTTCAAAAATCAATATTTAAAGAAGAAAGTGCATAG
- a CDS encoding carbohydrate ABC transporter permease has product MKNKKSISPIRIVFYLVLIGYAFITLGPFLWSAITSLKPTSEVNNFSVNLKALSFKNYIFVFKNYPFLRWTMNSIIVAGVVTCGNLLFNSMAGYSLARINFPGRNAMFLAVLGMMMIPGQVVMVPTYILLSKLGWVNTYKGMTIPFLTSLFGIFLMRQFYLSIPKEVEEAAEVDGLGKFGTFFRIVMPMSKTALTTQFILMFTGNWNSFLWPSLLAQSTEMYTLPVGLNSFYGQYFQASDQVMAGVMILSLPSILIFFLLQRNFVKGLTNSEGKE; this is encoded by the coding sequence ATGAAAAACAAAAAATCTATATCACCAATTAGAATTGTTTTTTATTTAGTTCTAATTGGGTATGCATTTATAACCTTAGGTCCTTTCCTATGGAGTGCAATTACATCATTGAAGCCTACTTCAGAGGTTAATAACTTTTCGGTTAATCTAAAAGCTCTATCCTTTAAAAATTATATATTCGTATTTAAGAATTACCCATTTTTAAGATGGACTATGAATTCTATCATAGTAGCTGGTGTTGTAACTTGTGGCAACTTATTATTTAACTCTATGGCGGGATATTCCTTAGCTAGAATTAATTTTCCAGGAAGAAATGCAATGTTTTTAGCAGTGCTAGGAATGATGATGATTCCTGGACAGGTCGTGATGGTGCCTACCTATATACTATTAAGTAAACTAGGCTGGGTAAATACCTATAAGGGAATGACTATACCGTTTTTGACCAGCCTATTTGGAATATTCTTAATGAGACAGTTTTATTTAAGTATTCCCAAAGAAGTGGAAGAGGCAGCAGAGGTTGATGGTCTCGGAAAGTTTGGAACATTTTTTAGAATAGTAATGCCAATGTCTAAGACTGCTTTAACAACTCAATTTATACTAATGTTCACTGGAAATTGGAACAGTTTTTTATGGCCAAGTTTACTTGCTCAGTCTACTGAAATGTATACCTTACCTGTTGGGCTTAACTCCTTCTATGGTCAATATTTTCAAGCCTCAGATCAGGTTATGGCAGGAGTTATGATATTGTCCTTACCATCAATCTTAATATTCTTCCTGCTTCAAAGGAATTTTGTTAAGGGACTTACTAATTCTGAAGGAAAAGAGTAG
- a CDS encoding ArnT family glycosyltransferase, with product MNVFNTKMLDRIISLIEKCYYVLFILILILILILILILILAAFNIFHNLGNVPIDSWDEARHGVSAYEMMRRNDYIVNTYTYKNDYWNLKPPISYWAIVLGYKMVGFNPLGLRIIPAFAAMLTIFIISIYCLYTKGRIASLVSASVLTTTIPYITEHCARTGDADSIYVLFFTIAILCLSLIEKNKKWLYGYGLAFALAFLTKSWHAGSIAVIGIIYLLFSKLLFKFKIRHIIALILSASIPIAIWLVLRYPKDGLEFLKNMIGYDLMARTSTCLEGHVGGVCYYIEHLQVLNFYWAVVLMGILVALVAFLDEYKSNSKLVSCVFTVVLWIAVPFLFYTFAKTKITWYILPVFPAMAVAIGVGSDFLLKAKARNIISQILIITILAVATYKNEALIREKILTFNKNPNQELFKEVGASKDYKGRKIYMQNCVREQNLVLTSELYADLKPSNDGLEGFLKDNTEKPLLLTTKDEARRLGDKIGKLKLVFESRGVYIFTK from the coding sequence ATGAACGTATTTAACACAAAAATGCTAGATAGAATAATAAGCTTGATAGAAAAATGTTATTACGTTTTATTTATATTAATATTAATATTAATATTAATATTAATATTAATATTAATATTAGCAGCATTTAATATATTTCATAATCTAGGAAATGTACCTATAGATAGCTGGGATGAAGCAAGACACGGTGTAAGCGCTTATGAAATGATGAGAAGAAATGATTATATCGTAAATACATATACTTATAAGAATGATTATTGGAACTTAAAACCACCAATAAGCTATTGGGCTATTGTTTTAGGTTATAAAATGGTTGGTTTTAATCCATTAGGTTTAAGAATAATTCCAGCATTTGCAGCTATGCTTACAATATTCATAATTTCGATATATTGTTTGTATACCAAGGGAAGAATAGCATCATTGGTATCAGCTTCAGTATTGACAACAACTATACCATATATAACAGAACACTGTGCAAGAACTGGAGACGCTGATTCTATTTATGTACTTTTTTTTACTATAGCCATATTATGTTTATCTCTAATTGAAAAGAATAAGAAATGGCTTTATGGATATGGATTGGCCTTTGCTTTGGCATTTTTGACAAAGAGCTGGCATGCTGGAAGTATTGCTGTTATAGGAATAATATATTTGTTATTTAGTAAGCTTTTATTTAAATTCAAAATAAGACATATTATTGCACTAATATTAAGTGCATCAATTCCAATTGCAATTTGGTTGGTGTTAAGATATCCAAAAGACGGATTAGAATTTTTAAAGAATATGATAGGGTACGATCTGATGGCCAGAACTTCAACCTGCCTGGAGGGTCATGTTGGTGGAGTGTGTTATTACATAGAGCATCTTCAAGTACTAAACTTCTACTGGGCAGTAGTTCTAATGGGAATCTTAGTTGCTTTGGTAGCTTTTCTTGATGAATATAAATCAAACAGTAAATTAGTAAGCTGTGTTTTTACGGTAGTACTATGGATAGCAGTTCCATTTTTGTTTTATACTTTTGCTAAGACAAAAATTACGTGGTATATACTACCTGTATTTCCTGCTATGGCTGTAGCTATAGGTGTAGGTTCGGATTTTTTGTTAAAAGCAAAAGCTAGAAATATAATTTCTCAAATTTTGATTATAACCATATTAGCAGTAGCAACATATAAGAATGAGGCGTTAATTAGAGAAAAAATTTTGACATTCAATAAAAACCCTAATCAAGAACTGTTTAAAGAGGTTGGTGCAAGTAAAGATTATAAGGGCAGAAAAATATATATGCAGAATTGTGTACGTGAGCAGAATTTGGTATTAACCTCAGAATTATATGCTGATTTAAAACCTAGCAACGATGGTCTAGAAGGGTTCTTAAAAGACAACACGGAAAAGCCGTTATTACTTACGACCAAGGATGAAGCTAGAAGGCTTGGAGATAAAATAGGTAAGCTAAAATTGGTATTTGAAAGCAGGGGTGTGTATATATTTACGAAGTAA
- a CDS encoding arabinan endo-1,5-alpha-L-arabinosidase, translating to MAKFKECDIKFPSKPPVLIAKPEFKPGEESKEQDKFSLWGAHDPAIYHDPLSGNYYTYCTGAIARKSVDMITWENIGKVVENPPKESIEWVGDTGIWAPDIIKVGEEYRLYCSNSTWGVRQSCIFLAVADNAEGPFIPRGCVLKTSEDMPVNAIDANLIIDEETGQQYMVYGSFWGGCHIIKLDPETGLAAEEGIGKCIARRPKWFDCSIEGPYVKYNPETGYYYLFVSYGSLKSDYNIRVGRSKLVTGPYVDVNGRDMTDLEDYKNEVGYMIACGYHFDNGQGYMGPGHNSVLRDFDNQWYLVCHIREHDFKTPQISTMHVYKMFWTPDGWPVLNPEPYAGEITQPIAREFIVGEYERIKLVPSIPQGVLNSVPMILTEDGKFECCSIKGQWEYFNATTISITYGNIMEVYKITAAWDWQLDEPTITITGKDQHGVAVWGKKV from the coding sequence ATGGCTAAATTTAAAGAATGTGATATAAAGTTTCCAAGTAAACCACCAGTTCTCATAGCTAAGCCAGAGTTTAAACCTGGTGAAGAGTCAAAAGAACAAGATAAATTTAGTTTATGGGGAGCACATGATCCCGCTATTTATCATGATCCATTGTCGGGTAATTACTACACTTATTGCACAGGAGCTATAGCAAGAAAATCTGTAGATATGATTACTTGGGAGAATATAGGTAAGGTAGTTGAAAATCCTCCAAAAGAATCTATAGAGTGGGTTGGAGACACTGGAATTTGGGCTCCGGATATTATAAAGGTTGGAGAAGAGTATAGATTGTACTGTTCTAATTCTACTTGGGGAGTGCGCCAGTCCTGCATATTTCTTGCAGTAGCAGATAATGCGGAAGGCCCTTTTATTCCAAGAGGTTGTGTACTGAAGACTAGTGAGGATATGCCTGTAAATGCAATAGATGCTAACTTAATAATAGATGAAGAAACTGGTCAGCAGTATATGGTTTACGGATCTTTTTGGGGAGGATGTCATATTATAAAACTAGACCCTGAAACGGGCCTTGCTGCAGAAGAAGGCATTGGTAAATGCATTGCTCGTCGTCCAAAATGGTTTGATTGCTCAATTGAAGGGCCATATGTAAAATATAATCCTGAAACAGGATACTATTATCTTTTTGTTTCCTATGGTTCATTAAAAAGCGATTATAATATTAGGGTAGGAAGAAGTAAATTAGTAACTGGACCATATGTGGATGTTAACGGAAGAGATATGACAGATTTAGAAGACTATAAAAATGAAGTTGGATATATGATAGCATGTGGATATCATTTTGATAATGGACAAGGATATATGGGACCAGGTCACAATTCAGTTTTGAGAGATTTTGATAACCAATGGTATCTTGTATGTCATATAAGAGAACATGATTTTAAAACTCCTCAGATTTCAACAATGCATGTGTACAAGATGTTTTGGACACCGGACGGATGGCCAGTGTTAAATCCAGAACCCTATGCTGGTGAGATAACTCAGCCAATAGCTAGAGAATTTATTGTAGGTGAATATGAGAGAATAAAATTAGTACCTTCAATCCCTCAAGGAGTCTTAAACTCTGTACCAATGATTTTGACTGAAGATGGAAAGTTTGAATGTTGTTCCATTAAAGGACAATGGGAGTATTTTAATGCTACCACAATATCAATTACCTATGGAAATATTATGGAAGTATATAAAATAACTGCTGCTTGGGATTGGCAGTTAGATGAACCAACTATAACTATAACGGGAAAAGATCAGCACGGTGTTGCGGTGTGGGGGAAGAAAGTATAA
- a CDS encoding sulfite exporter TauE/SafE family protein: MLNLILFILIGLVAGILSGLFGIGGGVIIVPALIYICSFTQLKAQGTSLAVLLPPVGLLAFLEYYKKGDVDVKAGIIICITVLIGGIFGGKIAQAISPEMLKKGFALFMLIISLKMLFGK, encoded by the coding sequence ATGCTTAATCTGATATTATTTATTTTAATTGGCCTTGTTGCCGGCATATTAAGCGGACTTTTTGGTATTGGTGGCGGAGTAATAATAGTTCCTGCACTTATTTACATATGTAGTTTTACTCAATTAAAGGCACAAGGGACTTCATTGGCTGTATTACTTCCCCCAGTAGGTCTATTGGCTTTTTTAGAATATTATAAAAAGGGTGATGTTGATGTAAAAGCAGGAATAATCATCTGTATTACTGTACTTATCGGAGGCATATTTGGTGGTAAAATTGCTCAAGCAATTTCCCCTGAAATGTTAAAGAAAGGCTTTGCACTTTTTATGCTTATAATATCTTTGAAGATGCTATTTGGAAAATAG
- a CDS encoding putative quinol monooxygenase — protein sequence MIVKSVTFYIKPEYIEEFIEATLENQRYSLKEEGIKAFDFLRDSDDASKFLLYEVYESEKAMEEHLKTEHFNKWINNVEGYFLSPRERSVYKPVSK from the coding sequence ATGATAGTTAAAAGTGTTACTTTTTATATTAAGCCAGAATATATAGAAGAGTTTATTGAAGCAACTTTAGAAAATCAGAGATATTCATTAAAGGAAGAAGGAATTAAAGCATTTGATTTCTTAAGAGATTCCGATGATGCTAGCAAGTTTTTACTATATGAAGTATATGAATCAGAAAAAGCAATGGAAGAACACTTAAAAACAGAACATTTCAATAAGTGGATAAATAATGTAGAGGGATATTTTTTAAGCCCAAGAGAAAGAAGTGTATATAAGCCTGTAAGTAAATAA
- a CDS encoding flavodoxin, which yields MAKICFINGSPKGNNSASKNFIDELYKITSNNIEEINHISLNDKLDYEVIADSDAIVLAFPLYIDTLPSSVIEFLETLEPLAKNSTKHPKVYTIVNCGFFEGIQTKNAIALLENFCLKTGFIWRFGVGIGAGEFMKLTKDIIPINSDIKREIYTAFIALSEDIVNNKQDSKENLFISPNFPKSKFISFANNSWVDFANTFLVSKEQLYSTPLKNSF from the coding sequence ATGGCGAAAATATGTTTTATAAATGGTAGCCCCAAAGGGAATAATAGTGCATCTAAAAATTTTATTGATGAATTATACAAAATCACATCAAATAATATAGAAGAAATAAATCACATCTCCTTGAACGATAAACTTGATTATGAGGTGATTGCTGATTCAGATGCTATTGTGCTTGCTTTTCCTTTATATATTGATACACTCCCCTCTTCAGTGATTGAATTTTTAGAAACTTTAGAGCCATTAGCTAAAAATTCTACTAAACATCCTAAAGTATATACTATCGTAAACTGTGGTTTTTTTGAAGGAATTCAAACCAAAAATGCAATAGCCCTGTTAGAGAACTTTTGCCTTAAGACAGGCTTTATATGGCGATTTGGAGTAGGTATAGGTGCTGGTGAATTTATGAAATTAACTAAAGATATAATTCCAATAAACAGTGATATAAAACGAGAGATATATACTGCTTTCATCGCTCTAAGCGAAGATATTGTAAACAATAAACAAGATTCTAAAGAAAACCTCTTTATATCACCTAACTTTCCCAAGTCTAAGTTTATATCTTTTGCTAATAACAGCTGGGTCGATTTTGCCAATACTTTTTTAGTAAGTAAAGAGCAGTTATATTCCACTCCTTTAAAAAATTCTTTTTAA
- a CDS encoding NAD(P)H-dependent oxidoreductase — protein sequence MKILIVSDSSATLGKTLEEALLKALKENNYVFKHYNVSAAEMKKCIGCFNCWVKTPGVCIFDDITRDIAEADVNSDLYIILNEIKYGGYSSKIKKVLDRSICKLLPFFKEVNGEMHHAPRYDKYPDLFFIGYGDNITQKEEQDFKNLNQANAINFQVEKAKTQICRQREQVEASVLMVLDHIKKIGGEE from the coding sequence ATGAAAATTTTAATAGTAAGTGATAGTTCAGCTACACTAGGAAAAACTTTAGAAGAAGCTTTGTTAAAGGCTTTAAAAGAAAATAACTATGTTTTCAAACATTATAATGTTAGTGCGGCCGAAATGAAAAAATGTATAGGCTGCTTTAATTGCTGGGTAAAAACACCTGGGGTATGTATATTTGATGATATAACCAGAGATATAGCTGAAGCTGATGTAAATAGTGACCTTTATATCATACTTAATGAAATAAAGTATGGTGGTTATAGTTCTAAAATAAAAAAAGTACTTGATAGAAGCATATGCAAACTACTTCCTTTCTTTAAAGAAGTAAATGGAGAAATGCACCATGCTCCACGCTATGATAAATATCCAGATCTATTTTTTATAGGTTATGGCGACAATATTACACAAAAAGAAGAACAAGATTTTAAGAACTTAAATCAAGCCAATGCTATAAATTTTCAAGTAGAAAAAGCTAAAACTCAAATATGCAGACAACGGGAACAGGTTGAAGCTTCAGTTCTTATGGTATTAGACCATATTAAGAAAATAGGAGGAGAAGAGTAA
- a CDS encoding 4Fe-4S dicluster domain-containing protein — MSHISNKNAYKMLEDRINRFPQGAPPSKTLYKILSMLFTEKEAELVAMLPIKPFTLKTASQIWKLSEAETQGILEKLASRAIIMDIDFDGKKEYCLPPPMIGFFEFSLMRTRDDIDQKTLSELYYQYLNVEEDFIKDLFLGTETRFGKVFVQEGVLSRQNELEIMDYDRASNVIKEAKHIAVSMCFCRHKMQHLGENCDAPMETCITLGNTAHTLSKNGYARTIDASEGLDILNMAYEHNLVQCGENVRNGSVFMCNCCGCCCEGMLAVKKFGYMAPIQTTAFLPQVTDESCVGCGKCSKVCPIEAIKVDPITKKAKVDEGICLGCGVCVRNCPKKSIYLKHRGKEIITPANTTHRIVLQAIEKGQLTELLFDNKALLSHRAMAAVFSSILKLPPIKRAMASKQMKSVYLDKLLRDKE; from the coding sequence ATGTCTCATATTTCAAATAAAAACGCTTACAAGATGCTAGAGGATAGAATTAATAGATTTCCGCAGGGAGCTCCACCTTCAAAAACCTTATATAAAATACTAAGCATGCTTTTTACTGAAAAAGAAGCAGAATTAGTTGCTATGCTTCCTATAAAGCCATTTACATTAAAAACCGCAAGCCAGATATGGAAATTAAGTGAAGCTGAAACCCAAGGAATTCTTGAAAAATTAGCTTCTAGAGCTATAATTATGGATATTGATTTTGATGGTAAAAAAGAATATTGTCTTCCACCTCCTATGATAGGATTTTTTGAGTTTTCTCTTATGAGAACCAGAGATGATATCGATCAGAAAACTCTATCTGAGCTGTACTACCAATATCTTAATGTAGAAGAAGACTTTATTAAAGATCTATTTTTAGGCACAGAAACTAGATTTGGAAAGGTTTTTGTTCAAGAAGGAGTTCTTTCAAGGCAAAATGAACTTGAGATAATGGATTATGATAGAGCTAGTAATGTCATTAAAGAGGCAAAACATATTGCTGTAAGCATGTGTTTTTGCAGACATAAGATGCAGCATTTAGGAGAAAATTGTGATGCACCTATGGAGACCTGCATAACTCTTGGCAATACAGCCCACACCTTGAGTAAAAATGGATATGCTAGAACTATTGATGCATCAGAAGGTTTGGATATACTAAATATGGCATATGAACATAACTTGGTACAGTGTGGTGAGAATGTTAGAAATGGTTCTGTATTTATGTGTAATTGTTGTGGCTGTTGTTGTGAAGGAATGCTTGCTGTTAAAAAGTTTGGATACATGGCACCTATTCAAACTACAGCGTTTTTGCCTCAAGTAACCGACGAAAGCTGTGTAGGTTGTGGTAAGTGTTCAAAGGTATGTCCTATAGAAGCTATAAAAGTTGATCCTATAACTAAAAAAGCAAAAGTTGATGAGGGGATATGCCTTGGATGCGGAGTATGTGTTAGAAACTGCCCTAAGAAGAGCATATACCTTAAACATAGAGGGAAGGAGATAATAACTCCAGCTAATACGACCCATAGAATAGTTCTTCAAGCTATTGAAAAGGGACAGCTAACTGAACTTCTTTTTGATAATAAAGCATTATTGAGTCATAGAGCTATGGCAGCAGTTTTTTCATCTATTTTAAAACTTCCTCCAATCAAGAGAGCTATGGCAAGCAAGCAGATGAAATCAGTATATTTAGATAAGCTTTTAAGAGATAAAGAGTAG
- a CDS encoding DUF362 domain-containing protein encodes MAKVYFKAVDSYSKTEEISSAARELLTTIVKEDKVILEKFIPLKVHFGEKGNNTFIQSKNYAGVIDYLKERHIESAFIETNVLYRGERTTREKHINLAKEHGFTELPIIIADGEHGEDYLEVEINKKNFNKCKVGKEIADKKQLIIMSHFKGHALAGFGGAIKQLGMGCAARGGKLAQHANSIPKISSLKCKSCKACAKRCPESAITVDKKAKIDKDKCVGCASCMAICPYGAISNSWVASISKSFNERLSEYAYAAAKDKANIYITFAFNITKNCDCEGHSMKPIVNDVGVFASTDPVAIDKACLDVVDRNNGKTVFRRGRYTLDYAEKIGLGSQSYELVEVK; translated from the coding sequence ATGGCAAAGGTTTATTTTAAAGCAGTGGATTCTTATTCTAAGACAGAGGAGATAAGCAGTGCTGCTAGAGAACTTTTAACTACAATAGTAAAAGAAGATAAGGTGATTTTAGAAAAGTTCATTCCACTAAAGGTTCACTTTGGAGAGAAGGGTAATAACACCTTCATCCAATCTAAGAATTATGCAGGAGTGATAGATTACTTAAAGGAACGGCATATTGAAAGTGCATTTATAGAGACAAATGTGTTGTATAGAGGTGAAAGAACTACTAGAGAAAAACACATAAATCTAGCAAAGGAACACGGTTTTACAGAACTTCCTATAATAATTGCTGATGGGGAGCATGGAGAAGATTATTTAGAGGTTGAAATAAATAAGAAAAACTTCAATAAGTGTAAAGTGGGAAAAGAAATTGCAGATAAAAAACAGCTTATTATAATGAGCCACTTTAAAGGCCATGCGCTAGCTGGATTTGGAGGAGCTATAAAGCAACTAGGAATGGGATGTGCTGCAAGAGGCGGAAAGCTTGCACAACATGCAAACTCAATACCAAAGATAAGTTCCTTAAAGTGCAAATCTTGCAAAGCATGTGCAAAAAGGTGTCCAGAAAGTGCAATAACTGTGGATAAAAAAGCAAAAATAGATAAGGATAAGTGTGTTGGTTGCGCTTCTTGTATGGCAATATGCCCATATGGAGCTATATCAAATAGCTGGGTTGCATCAATATCTAAATCCTTTAATGAACGACTTTCAGAGTATGCTTATGCAGCAGCTAAAGATAAAGCTAATATCTATATAACCTTTGCATTTAACATAACCAAGAATTGTGATTGTGAAGGTCATAGCATGAAACCAATTGTAAATGATGTAGGAGTTTTTGCATCTACTGATCCGGTAGCCATAGATAAGGCATGTCTTGATGTTGTTGATAGAAACAATGGGAAAACTGTATTTAGAAGAGGAAGATATACACTGGACTATGCTGAGAAGATAGGACTTGGAAGTCAAAGCTATGAGCTTGTGGAAGTAAAATAA
- a CDS encoding YibE/F family protein, with protein sequence MKKNREFISVVAMVFICLILIFIANKMFNNGKERIGKNSLNYEVAKVLSVTDEKLSRDPIVPNIYIGDQQIKVEMLTGTYAHQQFDIKNSMSRLYSVYTKEGMKVIVSYNISNDNVTNLSVYSYKRNTVVYMLIAIFFALLIFVGRMKGLKSVVSIIFSVIVIFYFMLPGILNGFNPIVLATISAVMIILTTLSIIGGLNSKTFSAILGTISGVVIAGIISFVAGYFAHLSGLTAENTESLIVLAENTKFNMNGLMYAAILIASLGAIMDIGVSIVSAIFEIHATNPKLDRKQLFNSGMNVGKDIIGTMANTLILAFVGSSLTLLIIIAATNMPYIQMSNLDIVCTEIVQGIAGSIAIVIAVPITAFISVLFIDNNKTKLKGNKRKVKNKGAVIKN encoded by the coding sequence ATGAAAAAGAATAGGGAATTTATTAGTGTAGTAGCCATGGTTTTTATATGTCTTATTTTAATTTTTATTGCTAATAAGATGTTTAACAATGGGAAAGAGAGAATTGGAAAAAATAGCTTGAACTATGAAGTAGCTAAGGTATTATCGGTTACTGATGAAAAGTTAAGTAGAGATCCAATAGTCCCTAATATTTATATTGGTGATCAACAAATAAAGGTGGAAATGCTTACAGGTACTTATGCTCATCAACAGTTTGATATTAAGAATTCCATGAGTAGACTTTATAGTGTTTACACAAAAGAGGGGATGAAAGTAATAGTCAGTTATAACATAAGCAACGATAATGTGACTAATTTGTCTGTATATAGCTATAAAAGGAATACCGTTGTATATATGCTAATTGCTATTTTCTTTGCTCTATTGATATTTGTAGGAAGAATGAAAGGACTAAAATCTGTTGTTTCTATAATTTTTTCCGTTATTGTAATCTTTTATTTTATGCTACCAGGTATTCTTAATGGTTTTAATCCTATAGTTTTAGCCACAATATCGGCAGTAATGATAATATTGACCACTTTATCAATTATAGGTGGACTAAATAGTAAAACCTTTTCGGCAATACTAGGGACTATATCAGGAGTGGTGATTGCGGGAATTATCTCCTTTGTTGCTGGGTATTTTGCACATCTATCAGGTTTAACAGCTGAAAATACTGAAAGTCTAATTGTATTAGCTGAAAATACAAAATTTAATATGAATGGGTTAATGTATGCTGCAATCCTTATAGCATCCTTAGGAGCTATTATGGATATTGGAGTATCTATTGTATCGGCAATATTTGAAATTCATGCTACCAATCCTAAGCTAGATAGAAAACAGCTATTTAACTCTGGAATGAATGTTGGTAAAGATATCATTGGAACCATGGCAAATACACTGATTCTTGCTTTTGTAGGAAGTTCGCTTACTTTACTTATAATTATAGCTGCTACAAATATGCCATATATACAAATGTCTAACTTAGATATTGTATGTACTGAAATAGTACAAGGTATAGCCGGAAGTATTGCCATTGTTATTGCGGTACCGATAACAGCCTTTATTTCAGTGTTATTTATAGATAATAACAAAACAAAGCTAAAAGGTAATAAGAGAAAAGTAAAAAATAAGGGGGCGGTTATCAAGAACTAG